One genomic window of Sphingobacterium oryzagri includes the following:
- a CDS encoding TrlF family AAA-like ATPase yields MSEHINKYHKGSEWRKWDLHFHAPSVYTCAKNDQYEGDDLNDKQNRFIDELKVVNDISVLGITDYFSLEAYKLVLSRIDELPQFDLILPNIELRITPVTTDNRKINLHIIPNTEVLSIDEIERFLYKFEFGPDKLTCKKEHLIQLGKKANPAYSEEEAFKKGLNEFAVSYDKFFEIYHGLSDKARENILIGVSNNSGDGASGIKDIQGIREIIYSGVHFIFSAQPNDRVYFLGNSVDSKELIRQKYGSLKPCLHGSDYHGSKDGKVICVPDLNRFCWIKADPNFEGLKQVIYEPEDRVLIQANKPEEKSGYQIIDHIEIVNNSIFNNQLNLNQNLTSIIGGRSSGKSILLGAVATKLKATRTIEFADADYQKYVESISDTIKVIWKDGQEENDREVEYFEQGYMHKIARDESQLNKIVNDILIQKGKEPLLDEYKRFVTDNTKSIASSVSDYFSLIRDIEEKENKARDKGDKKGIEDEIAKLKEELQKLSVTSITDEEKTHYEDVKSSILNFNERIKLIDREVPLIENLRTISIISDNIDYELTSLTKAVKERLSTHLISIKAEAQKKWKDELESLIALAKKRNEEAIQEIAELEKDVVYLKVLRAYKNNSQLSEYEDKIKIQTDKLFEINNLLSEISNLKTQASETKSKIIEAHKSFYNKITKLLPNLSDYQDGLAINAKYKFEGEHYKGLLNAALNLQGFANRDLAEYQYDEFAGFEKHQLDLFEKLENKKLTLKGGYDGQSLASALLSTNFFSLSYDIVYEGDDFKKMSDGKKAFVVLKLLLDFSDKNCPILIDQPEDDLDNRAIYNNLVLYLRNKKKLRQVIVATHNPNIVVGADSELVICANQHGEKNLNNGSKKFQYVSGSLEHTLPRVDKEDEIILENQGTREHVCEVLEGGNIAFKLREKKYSIKE; encoded by the coding sequence ATGAGCGAACATATTAATAAATATCATAAAGGTTCAGAATGGCGTAAATGGGACTTACATTTTCATGCGCCAAGTGTATATACATGTGCGAAAAATGATCAGTATGAAGGAGACGATTTGAATGATAAGCAAAATCGATTTATAGATGAACTTAAAGTGGTAAATGATATTTCCGTTTTAGGCATTACTGATTACTTCTCTTTAGAAGCATATAAACTAGTATTGTCGCGAATTGACGAACTTCCTCAGTTTGATTTGATATTACCTAATATTGAGTTAAGAATAACGCCTGTAACAACTGATAATAGAAAAATCAACCTTCATATAATTCCGAATACTGAAGTTTTAAGTATAGATGAAATAGAAAGGTTTTTGTATAAGTTCGAGTTCGGTCCAGATAAATTAACTTGTAAAAAGGAACACCTAATTCAGCTCGGAAAAAAAGCAAATCCAGCTTATAGTGAAGAAGAAGCCTTCAAAAAAGGATTAAATGAGTTCGCAGTTAGTTACGATAAGTTTTTCGAAATTTATCATGGCTTATCCGATAAAGCACGAGAGAATATACTAATCGGAGTTTCTAATAACAGTGGAGATGGTGCCTCGGGAATTAAAGATATCCAAGGTATTCGCGAGATAATTTACTCAGGTGTTCATTTTATCTTTTCTGCACAACCTAATGATAGAGTTTATTTTCTCGGAAATAGTGTAGACAGTAAAGAACTAATAAGACAGAAGTATGGAAGTCTTAAACCATGCTTGCACGGCTCCGACTACCACGGCTCTAAAGATGGGAAAGTAATATGCGTTCCGGATCTAAATAGGTTCTGTTGGATTAAAGCAGATCCTAATTTTGAAGGGTTAAAGCAAGTTATTTATGAACCCGAGGATCGAGTATTAATCCAAGCTAATAAACCTGAAGAAAAATCGGGCTATCAAATTATTGATCACATTGAAATTGTAAACAACTCTATTTTCAACAACCAACTAAATTTAAATCAAAATCTTACTTCTATTATCGGAGGCAGATCCTCTGGTAAATCAATATTGTTAGGAGCTGTAGCAACAAAGTTAAAAGCAACAAGAACTATTGAGTTCGCAGACGCCGATTATCAAAAATATGTGGAATCAATCTCTGACACAATAAAAGTAATTTGGAAAGATGGACAAGAAGAAAATGATAGAGAAGTTGAGTATTTCGAACAAGGATATATGCATAAAATCGCTCGCGATGAATCTCAGCTTAATAAAATTGTAAATGACATTTTAATTCAAAAAGGTAAAGAACCACTTCTCGATGAATATAAGCGATTTGTGACTGATAATACAAAGTCAATAGCTAGCTCAGTAAGTGATTATTTTTCACTGATAAGAGATATTGAAGAAAAGGAAAATAAAGCTAGAGATAAAGGAGACAAAAAGGGGATAGAGGATGAAATCGCAAAACTTAAAGAAGAATTGCAAAAGCTATCCGTAACTTCTATAACTGATGAAGAAAAAACACATTATGAAGATGTAAAATCTTCCATTCTCAATTTTAACGAACGAATAAAACTTATCGATAGAGAGGTTCCATTAATAGAAAATCTCAGAACAATCAGTATAATTAGCGATAATATTGATTATGAATTGACATCTTTAACAAAAGCTGTTAAAGAGCGGCTGTCGACTCATTTAATTAGTATTAAAGCTGAAGCACAAAAGAAATGGAAAGATGAGTTAGAGAGTTTAATAGCCCTTGCAAAAAAAAGAAATGAAGAAGCGATTCAAGAAATTGCAGAGCTGGAGAAAGATGTAGTTTATTTGAAAGTTCTTCGGGCTTACAAAAACAATTCTCAATTATCCGAATATGAAGATAAGATTAAAATTCAAACCGATAAGTTGTTCGAAATAAATAACTTGCTATCTGAAATTAGTAATCTGAAAACTCAGGCAAGTGAAACGAAAAGCAAAATCATTGAAGCTCATAAATCATTTTATAATAAGATTACCAAACTTTTGCCTAACCTTTCTGATTATCAAGATGGCTTAGCTATTAATGCAAAATATAAATTTGAAGGAGAACACTATAAGGGTCTTTTAAATGCTGCATTAAACTTGCAAGGTTTTGCAAATAGAGATTTAGCCGAGTATCAATATGATGAGTTTGCTGGGTTTGAAAAACATCAACTTGATTTGTTTGAAAAATTAGAAAATAAAAAATTGACCTTAAAGGGTGGCTATGATGGTCAAAGTCTTGCATCAGCTTTGTTATCGACAAATTTCTTTAGCTTAAGTTACGATATAGTATATGAGGGCGATGATTTTAAAAAGATGTCAGATGGTAAAAAAGCATTTGTTGTTCTCAAGCTACTATTGGATTTTAGTGATAAAAACTGTCCTATTTTAATAGACCAGCCGGAAGATGATTTGGATAACCGAGCAATTTATAACAACCTTGTTCTATACCTAAGAAACAAGAAAAAACTCAGACAAGTAATTGTAGCTACGCATAACCCCAATATTGTTGTTGGAGCAGACAGTGAATTAGTCATTTGTGCCAATCAACATGGAGAGAAAAACCTAAATAATGGTTCGAAAAAGTTTCAGTATGTTAGTGGTAGTTTAGAACATACCTTACCGCGTGTTGATAAGGAAGATGAAATTATTCTTGAAAATCAAGGAACGCGAGAGCACGTTTGTGAAGTATTGGAGGGAGGAAACATAGCATTTAAACTACGTGAGAAAAAATATTCGATAAAAGAATAG
- a CDS encoding type I restriction-modification system subunit M translates to MAKKKETVEEAIEKTLWKAADKLRKNINAAEYKDVVLGLIFLKYISIAFEKMHAELTAQIGEGADPEDREEYIAENVFFVPPSARWSFLQSNAKQTNIGKIVDDGMDAIEFENAQLKGILPKVYAKQNLDPTSLGELIDLIGNINFGETKERSADVLGHVFEYFLGQFALAEGQKGGQFYTPRSVVELLVEMLEPYRGRVFDPCCGSGGMFVQSEKFVEDHQGKISDISVYGQESNQTTWRLAKMNLAIRGIDSSQVKWNAEGSFLNDAHKDLKADYIIANPPFNVSDWGGDLLRSDARWQFGAPPVGNANFGWLQHFIHHLAPTGQAGVVLAKGALTSKTSGEGDIRKRLIEEGLIDCVVNLPAKLFLNTQIPAALWFLRRKKVANPKYRDTANEILFIDARNLGHLISRRNRELSNGSIDPNDNDINRISSTYHNWRNVDGTYEDVAGFCASVPVSKVAELDYVLTPGRYVGLPDEEDDFNFVERFTELKTTLEKQLKREADLNKIIAENLSKIELPKE, encoded by the coding sequence ATGGCTAAGAAGAAAGAAACCGTAGAAGAAGCAATTGAAAAAACACTGTGGAAGGCAGCGGATAAATTACGTAAAAATATCAATGCAGCAGAATATAAAGATGTAGTGCTTGGATTGATTTTCTTGAAATACATATCCATAGCATTTGAGAAAATGCATGCAGAGTTGACTGCACAAATAGGTGAGGGTGCGGATCCTGAAGATAGAGAAGAATATATAGCTGAAAACGTGTTTTTCGTTCCGCCGTCAGCACGTTGGTCGTTCCTCCAAAGTAACGCAAAACAGACGAATATCGGTAAGATTGTGGATGATGGCATGGATGCTATTGAGTTTGAGAACGCACAGCTGAAAGGTATTTTGCCAAAAGTCTATGCGAAGCAAAATTTGGATCCTACCAGTTTAGGTGAACTAATCGATTTGATTGGCAATATCAATTTTGGAGAAACCAAGGAACGTTCTGCTGATGTTCTAGGTCACGTTTTTGAGTATTTCTTAGGACAGTTTGCCTTAGCAGAAGGCCAGAAAGGAGGACAGTTTTATACACCGCGCTCTGTAGTAGAGCTGCTGGTCGAGATGTTGGAACCCTATAGAGGACGTGTATTTGATCCATGCTGTGGTTCAGGAGGCATGTTTGTACAATCTGAGAAGTTTGTGGAAGATCACCAAGGTAAAATAAGCGATATCTCGGTGTATGGCCAAGAATCCAATCAAACCACATGGCGATTGGCCAAGATGAATTTAGCTATTCGAGGAATCGATAGTTCGCAAGTGAAATGGAATGCCGAAGGTTCCTTTTTGAATGACGCACATAAAGATTTAAAAGCCGACTATATTATCGCTAATCCACCGTTCAACGTGAGTGATTGGGGCGGCGATTTATTACGCAGCGATGCACGTTGGCAGTTTGGTGCACCGCCCGTTGGCAATGCTAATTTCGGTTGGCTGCAACACTTTATCCATCACCTAGCACCTACAGGCCAAGCCGGTGTGGTATTGGCAAAGGGAGCCTTAACTTCAAAAACATCTGGTGAAGGCGATATCCGAAAGCGACTGATTGAAGAAGGACTGATCGATTGTGTTGTCAATCTACCCGCTAAGCTATTTTTGAATACACAAATACCAGCGGCTCTGTGGTTCCTACGCCGCAAAAAGGTAGCTAATCCAAAATACCGTGATACAGCCAATGAGATCTTATTTATCGATGCCCGTAATTTAGGACATTTGATCAGCCGTAGAAACCGGGAATTGTCCAATGGCAGCATAGATCCAAATGATAATGATATTAATCGAATTTCATCTACTTACCATAATTGGCGTAATGTAGATGGCACTTACGAGGATGTAGCAGGCTTTTGTGCTTCGGTACCCGTAAGTAAGGTAGCAGAGCTGGATTATGTACTTACACCAGGGCGCTATGTAGGTTTACCGGATGAAGAAGATGACTTCAATTTTGTAGAACGCTTTACCGAGCTTAAAACCACACTGGAGAAACAGCTCAAGAGAGAAGCCGATCTGAATAAGATCATAGCGGAGAACTTGTCTAAAATTGAATTGCCAAAAGAATGA
- a CDS encoding ORF6N domain-containing protein encodes MSKDLALSQQHIENRIFTIRGKQVMFDRDLAEMYQVEVKRLNEQVKRNIDRFPETFRFQLNTQEKDELVANCDRFESLKHSAVNPYAFTEQGVAMLSAVLRSDIAVKVSIQIMNAFVELRKLVGQETLQHLRLSGIENKLIEHDQKFNKLFSALENNELPQRGVYFDGQVFDAYTFISDIIKTAKTSIILIDNYVDDRTLTLFTKRKKNVSVSIYTAGITKQFRLDLEKHNIQYPGIKAELFKKSHDRFLIIDDKELYHIGASLKDLGKKWFAFSRMDSLCKDVLSKIKGGE; translated from the coding sequence ATGAGTAAAGATTTAGCCCTTTCCCAACAACATATAGAAAACCGAATTTTTACGATTCGGGGAAAACAAGTCATGTTCGATAGAGATCTGGCAGAAATGTATCAGGTGGAGGTGAAAAGATTAAATGAACAAGTAAAACGTAACATTGACCGATTTCCAGAGACATTTCGTTTTCAATTGAATACCCAAGAAAAAGATGAACTGGTCGCAAATTGCGACCGGTTCGAATCGTTAAAACATTCCGCTGTAAATCCGTATGCTTTTACGGAGCAAGGTGTAGCCATGCTGTCTGCAGTCTTAAGAAGTGATATCGCTGTGAAAGTCAGCATTCAAATTATGAATGCTTTTGTAGAATTAAGGAAATTAGTTGGTCAGGAAACGCTTCAGCATTTACGTCTTTCAGGTATTGAAAACAAATTGATAGAGCATGATCAAAAATTCAACAAGCTCTTTTCGGCATTAGAAAATAATGAACTGCCGCAACGTGGAGTCTATTTTGACGGCCAAGTTTTTGACGCATATACATTCATAAGCGATATTATTAAAACTGCCAAAACATCCATTATTCTAATCGATAATTATGTAGACGATCGTACATTAACCTTATTCACTAAACGTAAGAAAAACGTATCGGTTAGTATATACACTGCTGGTATAACCAAGCAGTTTCGTTTGGATCTAGAAAAACATAATATCCAATATCCCGGAATTAAAGCAGAACTGTTTAAGAAAAGTCATGATCGCTTCTTGATTATCGATGACAAAGAGCTGTACCATATTGGAGCTTCACTCAAAGATTTAGGGAAAAAGTGGTTTGCATTTTCTCGAATGGATAGCTTGTGTAAGGATGTTTTAAGTAAAATTAAAGGGGGGGAATAA
- a CDS encoding restriction endonuclease subunit S, whose protein sequence is MENRGWREYKLEEVMTITSSKRIFYEEYVQTGVPFYRSKEVIDLFNRRDIQTELFISEKKFDEIKNKFGVPSEDDILLTSVGSLGIPYLVTNSDKFYFKDGNLTWLKDIDKNILHPIFIYIWITSQIGKQKLEEISIGSTQAALTISGLKSIEITLPPLPEQKAIASVLSSLDDKIDLLHQQNQTLEALGESLFRQWFIEEAKEDWEEDTLDNILTVKGGTTPSTSESSYWNGTINWTSPRDITNLSGIYLFDTERKITEVGLSRISSGLLPKGTLLMTSRAPVGVLAFSEVPIAINQGYIAILDNKGYSKEFIYLWLKTNIDLVHSFSNGSTFMEISKSSFKSIQLLLPSKEIINEFDLIVKRYFEKIKANSKQIQILSNLRDTLLPKLMSGEIRVKH, encoded by the coding sequence ATGGAGAATAGAGGTTGGAGGGAATATAAGTTAGAAGAAGTAATGACTATTACTTCAAGTAAAAGAATTTTTTACGAAGAGTATGTTCAAACTGGAGTGCCATTTTATAGATCAAAAGAGGTAATTGATTTATTTAATCGGAGAGATATTCAAACAGAATTATTTATCTCAGAAAAAAAATTTGATGAAATAAAAAATAAATTTGGTGTACCTAGTGAAGATGATATTCTGCTTACCTCTGTTGGTAGTTTAGGGATCCCTTATTTAGTTACAAATAGTGATAAATTTTATTTCAAAGATGGGAATCTTACTTGGTTGAAAGATATAGATAAAAATATTCTACATCCAATATTTATATATATATGGATTACTTCTCAAATTGGTAAACAAAAGTTAGAGGAAATTTCAATTGGTTCTACTCAAGCAGCATTAACAATAAGCGGTTTAAAATCAATTGAAATTACCCTCCCCCCACTTCCCGAGCAAAAAGCCATTGCATCGGTATTATCAAGTTTGGATGATAAAATAGACCTGCTCCACCAACAAAACCAAACTTTGGAAGCTTTGGGCGAAAGCTTATTCCGCCAGTGGTTTATTGAAGAAGCGAAGGAGGATTGGGAGGAAGATACATTAGATAATATTTTGACGGTTAAAGGCGGTACAACACCTAGTACAAGTGAGTCCTCTTATTGGAATGGTACAATTAATTGGACATCACCAAGAGATATTACAAATCTTAGTGGAATATATTTGTTTGATACAGAAAGAAAAATAACTGAAGTTGGATTATCCAGAATTAGCTCAGGTTTATTACCAAAAGGAACTTTACTGATGACTTCAAGAGCTCCTGTGGGTGTACTTGCCTTTTCTGAAGTTCCAATAGCTATAAATCAAGGGTACATTGCAATTTTAGATAACAAAGGATATTCAAAAGAATTTATATATCTATGGTTAAAAACCAATATTGATTTAGTACACAGTTTTTCGAATGGATCAACTTTTATGGAGATTAGCAAATCCTCCTTTAAATCAATTCAGCTGCTTTTACCATCTAAAGAAATTATAAATGAATTTGATTTAATAGTAAAACGCTATTTTGAAAAAATTAAAGCAAATTCGAAACAAATTCAAATTCTAAGCAATCTCCGCGATACCTTATTACCAAAGTTAATGAGTGGTGAAATAAGGGTGAAACATTAA
- the mnmE gene encoding tRNA uridine-5-carboxymethylaminomethyl(34) synthesis GTPase MnmE → MSTDLISQDTIVALATSPGANGAIAVIRLSGTQAIAITNTIFKGKDLLVQPSHTIHFGTVRDGDDIIDEVLVSLFKGPNSYTKEHVVEISTHNSSYIIERLINVLIKKGARAARAGEFTLRAFLNGGLDLSQAEAVADLIASNSAASHQVAMQQMRGGFSNQLKKLREDLVHFASLIELELDFAEEDVEFANRGQLQSLVVNIHQVIGRLISSFEQGNVLKNGVPVVIAGKPNVGKSTLLNALLNEERAIVSDIAGTTRDTIEDEINIEGITFRFIDTAGIRETQDVIEAKGVQRTREKMKQARLIIYLFDPTQDNVDDVQLQIAEVAELRIPFVTLINKADLLSDEQRSTYAVLSPVYISAKEQLGIDELKLELLRQVNLANIQTDDVLVTNIRHVEALQKTLEALDRVLFGIDNPVTSDFLALDIRQALHHLGEITGVVTTDDLLENIFSKFCIGK, encoded by the coding sequence ATGTCAACTGATTTGATTTCACAAGATACGATTGTCGCGCTAGCGACTTCACCTGGTGCAAATGGTGCAATAGCGGTTATCCGCTTATCCGGTACACAGGCTATAGCGATCACGAACACGATTTTTAAGGGAAAAGATTTGCTTGTCCAACCTTCGCATACCATTCATTTTGGTACGGTGCGCGATGGCGACGATATTATCGATGAAGTATTAGTTTCTTTGTTTAAAGGTCCAAATTCGTATACGAAAGAACATGTTGTTGAGATTTCTACGCACAATTCCAGCTACATCATCGAGCGCCTTATTAACGTGTTAATTAAAAAAGGTGCGCGGGCTGCGCGGGCGGGCGAGTTTACGCTACGGGCTTTTTTAAACGGCGGACTGGATCTCTCGCAGGCTGAAGCGGTGGCAGATTTGATCGCGTCTAATTCGGCGGCCTCTCATCAGGTAGCTATGCAGCAAATGCGTGGTGGCTTTTCTAATCAATTGAAAAAGCTGCGCGAAGATTTGGTGCATTTTGCTTCGCTTATTGAGTTGGAACTGGATTTTGCGGAAGAGGATGTGGAGTTTGCGAATCGTGGTCAACTTCAATCGCTTGTTGTCAATATTCATCAGGTTATCGGTCGGTTGATTTCTTCTTTTGAGCAGGGAAATGTGTTGAAGAATGGTGTGCCGGTGGTTATCGCGGGAAAACCTAATGTTGGCAAGTCTACGTTGCTGAATGCGTTGCTGAATGAGGAGCGCGCTATTGTGTCGGATATTGCGGGTACTACGCGCGATACGATTGAGGATGAGATTAACATCGAGGGGATTACTTTCCGTTTTATTGATACGGCAGGTATCCGCGAAACGCAGGATGTTATTGAAGCAAAAGGGGTACAGCGCACGCGAGAAAAGATGAAGCAGGCGCGATTGATTATTTATTTGTTCGATCCCACGCAAGATAATGTCGATGATGTACAACTGCAGATTGCTGAGGTGGCGGAGTTGCGGATTCCGTTTGTGACGTTGATTAATAAGGCGGATTTGTTATCGGATGAGCAGCGTTCAACTTATGCAGTGCTTTCTCCGGTTTATATTTCGGCTAAAGAGCAGCTTGGTATCGATGAGCTGAAGTTGGAATTGTTGCGCCAGGTGAACTTGGCTAATATTCAGACAGACGATGTGCTGGTGACGAATATTAGACATGTCGAGGCTTTGCAAAAAACGTTGGAAGCGCTTGATCGGGTGCTATTTGGTATTGATAATCCGGTTACCTCGGATTTTCTGGCGTTGGATATTCGCCAGGCGCTGCATCATTTGGGAGAGATTACGGGTGTTGTGACGACGGATGATTTGCTGGAGAATATTTTTTCTAAGTTTTGTATCGGGAAGTAG
- a CDS encoding type I restriction endonuclease subunit R has protein sequence MTENEIELLALDLLRDQGYEYINGVDIAPYSASAERQTFEEVVLKERLEKAIRQNNIGIPADAQQDAIKQVLRIASPDLLANNEAFHRLLTEGIPVTKRVDGQERGDRVFLMDFDNPSHNEFLVVNQFTILENGVNKRPDIIIFVNGLPLVVIELKNAVNEKTTVGAAFRQIETYKAMIPSLFTFNSFSVISDGLEAKAGTISAGLSRFMAWKSTDGTIEASHLISQLDTLIKGMLNPSTLLDLIRHFIVFEESKREDTDGIVTVQTVKKVAAYHQYYAVNRAVESTKRASGFADKQHYHGAKEDPESYGLPGVKQQPAGDRKGGVVWHTQGSGKSLSMVFYTGKIVLALDNPTVLVITDRNDLDDQLFDTFAASKQLLRQDPIQATDRKHLKELLKVNSGGVIFTTIQKFQPEEGNVYETLSERENIIVIADEAHRTQYGFSAKTVDDKDGEGNIIGKKIVYGFAKYMRDALPKATYLGFTGTPIESTDVNTPAVFGNYVDIYDIAQAVEDGATVRIFYESRLAKVKLSEEGRELVDELDDELDQEELTTTQKNKSKWTQLEALIGGKNRLQNIATDIVNHFTQRQEFSQGKGMIVSMSRRIAAELYNAIVAIKPEWHSDDLRKGKIKVIMTSASSDGPEIAKFHTTKDQRRMMADRMKDPNDELELVIVRDMWLTGFDAPSMHTLYIDKPMKGHNLMQAIARVNRVYKDKPGGLIVDYLGIASDLKKALSFYSDAGGKGDPAVAQEHAVTLILEKIEVISAMYYGFPYEDYFGADTSSKLSLILAAEDHILGLDNGKKRYIDEVTALSKAFAIAIPHDQAMDAKDEISFFQAVKARLAKFDATGAGRTNEELETTIRQVIDQALISDQVIDVFDAAGIKRPDISILSDEFLMELKDMKHKNVALEVLKKLLNDEIKARTKTNLVQSKKLLEMLEMSINRYHNKILTAAEVIDELIKLSKDIVEMDNEPKKMGLSDYEYAFYTAVANNDSAKELIEQDKLRELAVALTETIKNNTSIDWTIKESVRAKLKVAVKRLLRKYGYPPDMQLLATETILKQAEMLAKELTSK, from the coding sequence ATGACCGAAAACGAAATAGAATTGTTAGCGCTTGACTTGTTACGAGATCAAGGATATGAATATATAAACGGGGTCGATATTGCACCATATAGCGCTTCTGCAGAGCGTCAGACTTTTGAAGAGGTCGTATTAAAAGAGCGTCTGGAGAAAGCTATACGCCAGAATAATATTGGTATTCCAGCTGATGCACAGCAGGATGCAATTAAACAGGTATTGCGTATCGCCTCACCGGATCTATTGGCCAACAACGAAGCTTTCCATCGCTTATTGACCGAGGGTATTCCGGTTACGAAACGCGTGGATGGACAGGAACGTGGTGATCGGGTATTTTTGATGGATTTTGACAATCCATCGCACAATGAGTTTTTGGTCGTCAATCAGTTCACCATCTTAGAAAATGGAGTCAATAAAAGACCCGATATCATAATTTTTGTAAACGGCTTACCGTTGGTCGTTATCGAATTGAAGAATGCGGTGAATGAAAAGACGACGGTTGGAGCTGCCTTCCGACAGATCGAGACCTATAAAGCGATGATTCCATCGTTGTTTACCTTCAACTCTTTTTCGGTGATCTCGGACGGATTGGAAGCGAAGGCTGGGACAATATCCGCAGGATTGAGTCGCTTTATGGCGTGGAAATCTACGGATGGAACTATTGAAGCTTCGCATCTAATCAGTCAGCTGGATACGTTGATTAAAGGCATGTTGAATCCAAGCACACTATTGGATTTAATTCGACATTTCATTGTTTTCGAGGAGTCCAAAAGAGAAGATACAGACGGAATTGTAACCGTACAGACCGTTAAGAAAGTTGCTGCCTACCATCAATACTACGCTGTAAACCGCGCAGTAGAATCCACAAAACGAGCATCGGGCTTTGCTGACAAACAACACTATCACGGAGCTAAAGAAGATCCCGAAAGCTATGGACTGCCCGGCGTAAAGCAACAACCGGCAGGCGATCGTAAAGGTGGTGTGGTGTGGCATACGCAAGGATCTGGCAAATCATTGTCCATGGTCTTCTATACAGGTAAGATTGTATTGGCATTAGATAACCCCACCGTACTGGTGATTACAGATCGTAATGACTTGGACGACCAACTATTTGATACCTTTGCCGCTTCAAAACAGTTGTTACGCCAAGATCCTATACAGGCTACTGACCGTAAGCACTTAAAAGAGCTGTTGAAAGTCAATTCCGGCGGTGTCATCTTTACTACGATACAGAAGTTTCAGCCCGAAGAAGGAAATGTGTATGAAACACTTTCTGAACGTGAAAATATTATTGTCATTGCAGATGAGGCTCATCGTACCCAATATGGGTTTAGTGCCAAGACGGTAGATGATAAGGATGGGGAAGGAAATATCATCGGTAAAAAGATTGTTTATGGTTTTGCTAAATACATGCGTGATGCTTTGCCAAAAGCAACTTATTTAGGCTTTACCGGAACACCTATTGAAAGTACAGATGTAAATACGCCGGCTGTATTCGGTAATTACGTCGATATCTATGATATCGCCCAAGCGGTGGAAGATGGTGCTACGGTGCGTATATTTTACGAAAGTAGATTGGCTAAGGTAAAGCTGAGTGAAGAAGGCCGAGAACTTGTCGACGAATTGGACGACGAGCTGGATCAGGAAGAGCTGACTACCACACAAAAAAACAAAAGTAAATGGACGCAGCTTGAAGCGCTGATCGGCGGTAAAAATCGATTGCAGAATATCGCAACTGATATCGTCAATCATTTTACGCAACGCCAGGAGTTCTCTCAGGGAAAGGGAATGATTGTCTCTATGAGTAGAAGGATCGCTGCGGAACTGTATAATGCGATTGTCGCAATCAAACCGGAATGGCACTCGGACGATTTGAGGAAGGGAAAGATCAAAGTGATCATGACCTCAGCTTCTTCTGATGGACCGGAGATAGCAAAATTTCATACAACAAAAGATCAACGCCGTATGATGGCTGATCGTATGAAAGATCCAAATGACGAGTTAGAATTGGTCATCGTTCGAGATATGTGGCTTACTGGTTTTGACGCGCCAAGTATGCACACGCTGTATATCGACAAGCCGATGAAAGGGCATAACCTCATGCAGGCCATTGCTCGTGTAAACCGAGTCTACAAAGATAAGCCAGGAGGATTGATTGTCGATTATTTAGGCATCGCATCAGATTTAAAGAAAGCATTGTCATTTTATTCGGATGCAGGTGGTAAAGGTGATCCAGCTGTCGCGCAGGAACATGCCGTGACATTAATTCTGGAGAAAATCGAAGTCATCTCTGCAATGTATTATGGTTTTCCTTATGAGGATTATTTCGGTGCAGATACGTCTTCGAAACTATCTTTGATTCTGGCCGCTGAAGATCACATCCTCGGTCTTGATAATGGCAAGAAACGCTATATTGACGAAGTAACGGCTTTGTCTAAAGCTTTTGCTATTGCGATACCTCATGATCAAGCAATGGATGCAAAAGATGAAATTTCTTTTTTCCAAGCAGTAAAAGCTCGTTTGGCGAAATTTGATGCTACAGGAGCCGGTAGAACGAATGAGGAACTAGAAACTACTATTCGGCAGGTCATCGATCAGGCATTGATCTCCGACCAAGTCATCGATGTATTTGATGCAGCTGGTATTAAGAGACCGGATATTTCTATCCTATCCGATGAGTTTTTGATGGAACTCAAAGATATGAAACATAAAAATGTGGCATTAGAGGTATTGAAAAAGCTGTTAAACGATGAGATCAAAGCTCGAACCAAGACCAATCTAGTCCAAAGTAAAAAACTGTTGGAGATGCTGGAGATGTCCATCAATCGCTATCATAATAAAATCCTGACTGCTGCTGAGGTGATTGATGAGCTGATCAAGTTGAGTAAGGATATTGTAGAGATGGATAATGAACCCAAGAAAATGGGTTTGAGCGATTATGAGTATGCTTTTTACACAGCGGTAGCCAATAACGATAGCGCCAAGGAGCTGATCGAACAGGATAAATTGCGGGAGCTGGCGGTTGCCTTGACAGAAACCATTAAAAATAATACGTCTATCGACTGGACGATCAAAGAAAGTGTGCGGGCTAAATTGAAAGTGGCTGTGAAGCGTCTTTTGAGAAAATATGGTTATCCGCCTGATATGCAGCTTTTGGCTACAGAAACGATTTTGAAACAAGCAGAAATGCTGGCTAAGGAATTAACGTCGAAATAA